Part of the Ruegeria sp. THAF33 genome, TCGGCGATCAGACGAACCTGTGTGCTATCGAACCCCACACCCGCCAAGGCGACGGCGGCGGCGACATTTGCGTTCTTGGGGTAAGCCAGCGCCGCCTCGCGCGCGGAACCCTGAAAATGGGTTTCAGCCGCGGTGATATTGCCGAGGTCAAGACTGTGTTCGGCAAGGGATCCCTTCCATCCCGCCGGCGGCTTGCGCCCCACATATGTGACGGATTTGAGCGGCCCGACCGCTGCGGCGCCGAGACAGTCCAGCCCGCCTATGGCACCGCTTGCCAGATGCAGCCGCGCCCCACCCTTTCGCGCGGCCCTGTCCAGCCGGTCACTGACCTGCTGATCCGCAAGCGCACCGGCAGAGACACTGATGATATCCAGCCCTCGCGCCAGAATGTCCGGACCCAACCCGGCCAATGCCTCGTGCCCCGCGCAATCCAGAACCAATTCGATTCCGGCCGGCAGGTCATCAACCGAACCAACTGACTTGGGCGATTTTGGATCAACGCGGTGCGGTCTGACCAGAATGGCTGCCAACTCATGCCCATGTTCTGGCAACATGCGCTGCACAAACTGCGCGATTGCGCCGGTTCCGATGACTGCGATCTTCATGTCTGGACCCTAGACCAGCATTGAAAAAATCTGAATTGGTAAGTTGGTGGTATATTTTTTTCTGATATCCATTTCCCTGAAATGGCACTGGACCGAACCGCCTGGTGTGTTTTGTTCCTGTTGAAGCCACGGGGACCACGTTGGAAATGAAATACTCAAAACACGACGCAAAGGCCTATGCCCGCGAACATATGACTGGGATATGGGCAGCGGCACTGAACCCGTTCAATGATGACCTGTCTCTTGATGAATCGGGTCTGCGCGCCAACATCCGCCATTGGATCGATGATCTGGACATCCAGGGCCTTTTCGTCGCCGGCAAACAGGGCGAGTTCTTTTCGATGAGCATCGAAGAGCGCAAGCGCAATTTCGAAATTGCCGTTGACGAATGCGCAGGCAAAGCCGGTGTAATCGTCTCGGTCTCGGACCAGAACATGAATACGGCCTTGGACCTGGCGCATCACGCCCAGAATTGCGGTGCGGATTACATCGTACTGCACGCGCCGGTTCTGAGCTTTGTGCAGGATCGCGGAGAGGTTTTGTACCAGTACTACAAGCGTTTTTGTGACGAACTGGATATCGGCATCGCCATGTGGAGCCATCCTGACAGCGGCTATTTGATGCAACCTGAAGAATGCGCCCGCATTGCGGATTTGCCGAATATCGTAGCCATTAAGTATTCGGTTCCGCGTGAGATGTACGTGAAGCTGACCCATATGGTGGGCGACAGGATCCATGTCTCGACCTCGGCTGAACATGAGTGGCTGGACAACATATTGGAACTGGACTGGAAGCTCTATCTCTGCTCGTCCCCGCCCTATCAGCTGCAAAGCAAGGTCGATCAGCGGATGAACGAATACACGCGTCTGGCCTTTGTGGGAAAGGCCGATGAAGCGCGACGTGTCTTTGACAGTCTGAACCCTGTCCGCGACGCGATGAAACGCGCGCGTCCTGCGGGCAAACCCACTGCATTCGGAAAGTACTGGCAAGAGTTGCTGGGTCAGGTCGGTGGCCGTGTACGTCCGCCGATGCTGGAACTGACCGATGCGGAAAAAGCGATCATTCGCAAAGCATTTGATGAAAGCGGGCTGCGCGTCTGAGCTGAGTAAGGCCCGGCAGTATAAGGAAATCGGATAGCGAGATGCTGATAATTTCTTTGCGGTCATGAAAAAACGCGTCAAACTTTCCGGGATAGGGAGTGGGACATGTCAAAACTGAAAGCGTTCAACTTTAAGGCCTGGATCGACGAACACCGCCATCTGCTCAAGCCGCCCGTAGGGAATCGTCAGGTTTGGGAAGACGCCGATCTGATGGTCACCGTTGTGGGCGGCCCGAACAAGCGAACCGATTACCACGACGACCCGGTGGAAGAATTCTTCTACCAGCTCGAAGGCGACATGGTGTTGAAAATCTATGACGGAGAGGAGTTCTATGATGTTCCGATCCGTGAGGGCGAGGTTTTTCTGCTGCCTCCGCATGTACGCCATTCGCCACAGCGCCCTCAGGAAGGCTCGATCGGGCTTGTGATTGAACCCAAGCGCCAGACCGGAGAGCTGGACGCCATCGAATGGTATTGCTTTGAATGCGGATCACTGGTGCATCGAGCGGAAATGCAGCTAAAGTCCATCGTTGATGACCTGCCTCCGGTTTATCAGAAGTTCTATGCCTCGGAACAAGACCGCACCTGCCCCAATTGTCAGGCTGTGCACCCGGGAAAGGAACCGCCCGAGGGCTGGGTCACGTTGTAAAACAAGATCAAACAGGGGAAGTAATGAGACATTTTGCAAAAATCGCCGCCTCTGCGGCTGCGTTGGCACTGTCGTCCGTGGCCGCTCACGCCGAAGAGTTTCGGTTGGGTCTGATCACGCCTCCACCGCATATCTGGACCAAAGCCGCCGAAGCGTTTGGGGCCGAGTTGAATGAGGCCAGTGGTGGCGCTCATTCGGTATCTGTTTTCCCGGCTCGCCAGTTGGGGAACGAGGCCGAAATGCTGCAACAATTGCAGACCGGCGCGTTGGACATGGCCTTCATGACGGTGGCCGAGGTTTCCAACCGCGCGCCCGAGTTGGGGGCGTTCTATGCGCCCTATCTGGCAGATGACATCGGGCACGCGGGGCGCATCCTGCGATCTGATACGGCCAAATCCATGCTGGAACCCTTGCCGGGGCAGGTTGGTGTCGTTGGGCTGGGATATGGGATGGCCGGATTGCGCCAGATCGTCAGCCGGGGCGAGGTTTCCTCCGCCGAAGATCTGTCGGGCCTGAAACTTCGGATCACGCCCTTCACACCGATTCTGGATTTCTACAACGCGGTGGGTGCGGCACCCACGCCCATGCCCTTGCCTGCCGTCTATGATGCGCTGGCCAATGGTCAGGTCGACGCCATCGACATGGACGCCGAGCTGATCTGGGTTCTGAAATATTACGAACACGCCGACACGATCGTGCAGTCGGATCACATGATGTTCCCGATGGTCGGGCTGGTATCGGCCAAGGTCTGGGCTGGTTTGTCCGAAGAAGACCGCGCGATGATCGCGGAACTCATGGCCAAGCATGTCGACAGCACCATTGATGCCTACGTTGAAAACGATGCCAAATGGCTGGAGCAGATCGAGGGCACTGGCAAAGCCTACAAAAAGGTTGATGCCTCGTTCTTTGGCGACGCGATCGAAGAGTGGAACGGGATCTGGTCCCAGAAAACCTCTTCCCTTGACGCTTTGCGGCAGACTGCGGCAGAAACAAAATAACGAAAACGGCATGACGAAAGGGGCGCAGCTCGATCCTGCGCCCTTTTTCACGGGAGAACAGCGATGTTGTATCGGCTGTCGGCAGGCTTGGCGCGGGTCGAGTTGTGGTGCGCTGCCTTTCTGGCAGTCTGCATTACGGTTCTGATTTTGTTGAATGTCGTGACGCGAACGGCGGGCAACGCCCTGTTCTGGGTTGATGAGCTGGCGATCTACGCGATGGTGTGGATGACCTTTCTGGGCGCGTCTTCCGCATTGCACCATCGCAGCTCGGTGTCGATCTCCATCGTTTCCGACAACGTGCCCGAACGCGCGAAACGATTGATCCGCAAGGGTGTGGACGTGGTCGTGTTTGCTTTTTCCCTTGCGATGCTGTGGTTCTGCTGGCGCTGGTTCCTTCCGCTGGACATCGCCAGCAGCGGATTTGACGTGGCGGCGTTTCAAGGTCAGACATTCAATTTCATCTACGCCGAGCCAACGCTGACCCTGGGCCTGCCAAAGTACCTGTTCTGGTTGGTGATGTGGCTTTTCGCACTGGGCGCGACGCTGCATTCCACCATGCATCTGCTGAGCCCCCCGGGCAAAGGGGCACAGCCATGAGCCCCATCGTCTTTCTGGCCACTCTACTTCTGTCCGTGCCCGTGGCGATCGTGCTGGCGATCACGGCCATCTGGTACATCTGGGAAAGCGGCAACACGGTTCTTTATGACAGCTTCGCGCAGAAAATGTTCGGCGGTCTTGAGAATTACGGCCTGCTGGCAATCCCTCTGTTCATGTTGACCGGAGAATTGATGAACGAAGGCGGCATGACCCGGCGCCTTGTCGCGCTGGCCCGGGTATTTGTCGGCGGGTTTCGTGGCGGGCTGGCCTATATCAACTTGCTGGCAAACATGTTCATGGCGGCCATCATCGGGTCTGCGACGGCGCAGATCGCGGTGATGTCGCGCGCCATGGTCCCCGCGATGGAGGAGGAGGGCTATGACAAGGGTTTCGCCGCTGCCACGACGGCCGCGGGCGGGCTGCTGGCTCCGGTCATCCCGCCGTCGATGATGTTTGTCATCTTCGGTGTTCTGGCTCAGATCCCGATTGGTGACATGTTCATTGCAGGAATCCTGCCCGGTTTGATCCTTGCCGGGGCTTTTGCATCGGTCATCACACTGATCGGGTGGTGGCAGAACTTTCCGAAAGGGCATTGGATGACGCGTGCCGAAGCCGTCCAGGCCTTGATCAGCGCGGCCCCTGCCCTGCTGATCCCGATGTCGATCATAGGCGGCATTCTGTTCGGGATCGCCACACCGACCGAATCCGCCGCAATCGCGTCCCTGATCGCGTTTCTGGTGGGCTGGTTGGTCTACGGGGACCTGAAGCCGAGCAACCTGGCACAGATGTTCAAACGCACGGCGGCCAACGCGTCGATGATCCTGTTCATGATCGCGGCCGCCAGTGTGTTCGGCTGGGTCATCATCTATGAGGAAATACCTCAGCAACTGGCTGGGTTGATCACCTCGGTCACCTCGGACCCGTTCGTGTTCCTGCTGATCGTGAACCTTGCGCTTTTGCTGGTTGGAATGGTGATCGATGGCA contains:
- a CDS encoding aspartate dehydrogenase, whose protein sequence is MKIAVIGTGAIAQFVQRMLPEHGHELAAILVRPHRVDPKSPKSVGSVDDLPAGIELVLDCAGHEALAGLGPDILARGLDIISVSAGALADQQVSDRLDRAARKGGARLHLASGAIGGLDCLGAAAVGPLKSVTYVGRKPPAGWKGSLAEHSLDLGNITAAETHFQGSAREAALAYPKNANVAAAVALAGVGFDSTQVRLIADPTIHKNIHEVEAEGDFGTFQFRISGTALPDNPRSSALAAMSVLSKLDQLSKPIVL
- a CDS encoding dihydrodipicolinate synthase family protein; the protein is MKYSKHDAKAYAREHMTGIWAAALNPFNDDLSLDESGLRANIRHWIDDLDIQGLFVAGKQGEFFSMSIEERKRNFEIAVDECAGKAGVIVSVSDQNMNTALDLAHHAQNCGADYIVLHAPVLSFVQDRGEVLYQYYKRFCDELDIGIAMWSHPDSGYLMQPEECARIADLPNIVAIKYSVPREMYVKLTHMVGDRIHVSTSAEHEWLDNILELDWKLYLCSSPPYQLQSKVDQRMNEYTRLAFVGKADEARRVFDSLNPVRDAMKRARPAGKPTAFGKYWQELLGQVGGRVRPPMLELTDAEKAIIRKAFDESGLRV
- a CDS encoding 3-hydroxyanthranilate 3,4-dioxygenase; its protein translation is MSKLKAFNFKAWIDEHRHLLKPPVGNRQVWEDADLMVTVVGGPNKRTDYHDDPVEEFFYQLEGDMVLKIYDGEEFYDVPIREGEVFLLPPHVRHSPQRPQEGSIGLVIEPKRQTGELDAIEWYCFECGSLVHRAEMQLKSIVDDLPPVYQKFYASEQDRTCPNCQAVHPGKEPPEGWVTL
- a CDS encoding TRAP transporter substrate-binding protein, with translation MRHFAKIAASAAALALSSVAAHAEEFRLGLITPPPHIWTKAAEAFGAELNEASGGAHSVSVFPARQLGNEAEMLQQLQTGALDMAFMTVAEVSNRAPELGAFYAPYLADDIGHAGRILRSDTAKSMLEPLPGQVGVVGLGYGMAGLRQIVSRGEVSSAEDLSGLKLRITPFTPILDFYNAVGAAPTPMPLPAVYDALANGQVDAIDMDAELIWVLKYYEHADTIVQSDHMMFPMVGLVSAKVWAGLSEEDRAMIAELMAKHVDSTIDAYVENDAKWLEQIEGTGKAYKKVDASFFGDAIEEWNGIWSQKTSSLDALRQTAAETK
- a CDS encoding TRAP transporter small permease; protein product: MLYRLSAGLARVELWCAAFLAVCITVLILLNVVTRTAGNALFWVDELAIYAMVWMTFLGASSALHHRSSVSISIVSDNVPERAKRLIRKGVDVVVFAFSLAMLWFCWRWFLPLDIASSGFDVAAFQGQTFNFIYAEPTLTLGLPKYLFWLVMWLFALGATLHSTMHLLSPPGKGAQP
- a CDS encoding TRAP transporter large permease — protein: MSPIVFLATLLLSVPVAIVLAITAIWYIWESGNTVLYDSFAQKMFGGLENYGLLAIPLFMLTGELMNEGGMTRRLVALARVFVGGFRGGLAYINLLANMFMAAIIGSATAQIAVMSRAMVPAMEEEGYDKGFAAATTAAGGLLAPVIPPSMMFVIFGVLAQIPIGDMFIAGILPGLILAGAFASVITLIGWWQNFPKGHWMTRAEAVQALISAAPALLIPMSIIGGILFGIATPTESAAIASLIAFLVGWLVYGDLKPSNLAQMFKRTAANASMILFMIAAASVFGWVIIYEEIPQQLAGLITSVTSDPFVFLLIVNLALLLVGMVIDGIAAIILITPILLPIATGSYDISPYQFGIVACLNLVLGLLTPPVGIGLYIASSMSGTSPGSILKSLWPFLIAVTLVLLLLSYYPSLSTLLI